A window of Hypnocyclicus thermotrophus contains these coding sequences:
- a CDS encoding HEAT repeat domain-containing protein has product MDELFELYKISTKEQKLDLIDEFFKRKNYLEYIDRLFELLENEKELIIREKIVFSLKKYNTIEIVQQILKFYDSNDVYLRNIAIDIVTSYYELPLQNLLKMLNSENKHIRKLALDTLFNTRNPMMASFIMESLINETDINNKITAVEYLGKLNAKRYADDIVNLLDKEDNEFFTVTVIEALNYIGNDYCYKKLSEKFNDIENVSIIILKPLIKFCAKFIKKDMIYKLKKLKKHYKFLAKEIIFALNSAFQNLTEDEIFEIEKDIYNILKELLELKLSDIIYYEVLTLLSLYDNEEVENIAKKYLYEKEGIIRYKSAEILIEKNQIKYIEDVKKSLNYEKDQTIRERLRELIKGE; this is encoded by the coding sequence ATGGATGAATTATTCGAATTATATAAAATATCCACAAAAGAACAAAAGCTAGATTTAATAGATGAATTTTTTAAAAGAAAAAATTATTTAGAATATATAGATAGGTTGTTTGAATTATTAGAAAATGAAAAAGAACTTATCATACGAGAAAAAATTGTATTTTCATTAAAAAAATATAATACTATAGAAATAGTTCAACAAATATTAAAATTTTATGATTCAAATGATGTATATTTGAGAAATATTGCAATAGATATTGTTACTTCATATTATGAGTTACCTTTACAAAATTTATTAAAAATGTTAAATAGTGAAAATAAACATATTAGAAAGCTAGCTTTAGATACACTTTTTAATACTAGAAACCCTATGATGGCTAGTTTTATTATGGAATCTTTAATTAATGAAACTGATATAAATAACAAAATTACAGCCGTAGAATATTTAGGAAAATTAAATGCTAAAAGATATGCTGATGATATCGTAAATTTATTAGATAAAGAGGACAATGAATTTTTTACTGTGACAGTAATAGAAGCGTTAAATTATATAGGAAATGATTATTGCTATAAAAAATTATCAGAAAAATTTAATGATATAGAAAATGTAAGTATTATTATATTAAAACCATTAATAAAATTTTGTGCAAAATTTATAAAAAAAGATATGATATATAAATTAAAAAAATTAAAAAAACATTATAAATTTTTAGCTAAAGAGATTATTTTTGCTCTAAATTCTGCATTTCAAAATTTAACAGAAGATGAAATTTTTGAAATAGAAAAAGATATTTATAATATATTAAAAGAACTTTTAGAATTGAAATTATCTGATATTATATATTATGAAGTATTAACTTTATTATCTTTATATGATAATGAAGAGGTAGAAAATATAGCAAAAAAATATTTATATGAAAAAGAAGGTATAATAAGATATAAATCAGCTGAGATATTAATTGAAAAAAATCAAATAAAATACATAGAAGATGTAAAAAAAAGTTTGAATTATGAAAAAGATCAAACAATAAGAGAGAGATTAAGAGAATTAATCAAAGGTGAATAA
- a CDS encoding methyl-accepting chemotaxis protein: protein MEKKRLETPENYKSDYKYSIKNHNYEKYNPIKEKEMSIKKISKSKEQGNLRREMLAEKIASATQELVKNIEKIKEGNDFSIQIFENISSVSYESSSAIEESNQIISEINDKISLFKKSIENLKLNILDNRRIIDLMIVTLEDLIMDINEIVEKNNVSVKKIDELNEKNKIIEESLKIIVKIADQTNLFALNAAIESSKMEGKGITFDILSNEIRELADISENSAQNINIIIKDLKNIIISIVEIINKIINNSKQDNSIGDEIKIKLNLINTKFNKILENTDNLFRELDGIILLYKKINSQSEILTNSIQNISIALQESSNANEEQVKAINEILYASNELLGVAENLKNNIKVGNLAEILSSTAEQLSSNIAETTSASYEIIEGLKSISKEINEMGNTIKITNKFLDAIKDKNNSFILSFKNDFNELNKIFELINVNNNNLKDIKSDLENNINLFINILEKIDLFENKIYSIEKIIKQIDRITIKISTLAVNGFLEASRFGIEGEGFTSVSMDIKQLTYDSEYQIEKINNLILKLKQNNNKIYLNIEDSNRLLNINNKKATNTIMDFNKINEKFNFLLKNYTNIINEFDIINNSISEIKIGQENILISVEKLIKDIEEVINFNYNKFNSFEEISEAIEEILLVAEEIKY from the coding sequence ATGGAAAAAAAAAGATTAGAAACGCCAGAAAATTATAAATCTGATTATAAATACAGTATAAAAAATCATAACTATGAAAAATATAATCCTATAAAAGAAAAAGAAATGAGTATAAAAAAAATTAGTAAATCAAAAGAACAAGGAAATTTACGGCGAGAGATGCTCGCTGAGAAAATAGCTTCTGCAACCCAAGAGTTGGTTAAAAATATAGAAAAAATTAAAGAAGGTAATGATTTTTCTATACAAATTTTTGAAAATATTTCTTCTGTAAGCTATGAATCAAGTTCTGCTATTGAAGAGTCAAATCAAATTATTAGTGAAATTAATGATAAAATTAGTTTATTTAAGAAAAGTATAGAAAATTTAAAATTAAATATACTAGATAATAGAAGAATTATAGATTTAATGATAGTAACTTTAGAAGATTTAATAATGGATATCAATGAAATTGTAGAAAAAAATAATGTATCTGTAAAAAAAATAGATGAATTAAATGAAAAAAATAAAATTATAGAAGAATCATTAAAAATTATAGTAAAAATAGCAGATCAAACTAATCTTTTTGCATTAAATGCTGCAATAGAATCATCAAAAATGGAAGGGAAAGGAATCACTTTTGACATATTATCTAATGAAATCAGAGAACTTGCTGATATTTCAGAAAATTCAGCACAAAATATAAATATAATAATAAAAGATTTAAAAAATATTATTATTTCAATTGTAGAGATAATAAATAAAATAATAAATAATTCAAAACAGGATAATAGTATAGGTGATGAAATAAAAATAAAATTAAACTTAATAAATACTAAATTTAATAAAATTTTAGAAAATACAGATAACTTGTTTAGAGAGTTAGATGGGATAATTTTATTATATAAGAAGATAAATTCTCAATCAGAAATATTAACAAATTCTATTCAAAATATATCTATAGCATTACAAGAATCTTCAAATGCAAATGAAGAACAAGTAAAAGCAATAAATGAAATATTGTATGCTTCAAATGAACTATTAGGAGTAGCAGAAAATCTAAAAAATAATATAAAGGTAGGAAATTTAGCAGAGATATTATCTTCTACAGCAGAGCAATTATCTTCTAATATTGCTGAAACAACAAGCGCTTCATATGAAATAATAGAAGGATTAAAATCTATTTCAAAAGAAATAAATGAAATGGGAAATACTATAAAAATCACTAATAAATTTTTAGATGCGATTAAAGATAAAAATAATAGCTTTATACTTAGTTTTAAAAATGATTTTAATGAATTAAATAAAATTTTTGAATTAATTAATGTCAATAATAATAATTTAAAAGATATAAAAAGTGATTTAGAAAATAATATAAATTTATTTATAAATATTTTAGAAAAAATTGATTTGTTTGAAAATAAAATATATTCAATAGAAAAAATAATAAAACAGATAGATAGAATTACTATAAAAATTTCAACTTTAGCGGTAAATGGATTTTTAGAAGCTTCGAGATTTGGTATAGAAGGAGAAGGTTTTACAAGTGTATCAATGGATATAAAACAACTCACATATGATTCTGAATATCAAATAGAAAAAATTAATAATTTGATATTAAAATTGAAACAAAATAATAATAAAATATATTTAAATATAGAAGACTCTAATAGATTATTAAATATTAATAATAAAAAAGCAACTAATACAATTATGGATTTTAATAAAATAAATGAAAAATTTAATTTTTTATTAAAAAATTATACAAATATAATAAATGAATTTGACATTATTAACAATTCTATTTCTGAAATAAAAATTGGACAAGAAAATATATTAATTAGTGTAGAAAAATTAATAAAAGATATAGAAGAGGTTATCAATTTTAATTATAATAAATTTAATTCTTTTGAAGAAATATCAGAAGCAATTGAAGAAATATTATTAGTAGCTGAAGAAATAAAATATTAA
- a CDS encoding CheR family methyltransferase: MGLNINKIKEKRERIDLLDKNILIIKDIIYEYSGIFISENQYYFLYTKIQKRLEKVEIKSISEYLKYLKKSNNEIKKLLNEITINESYFFREFNQLKVFGEECLIEVAKNKTDKKIKILSAGCSIGAEPYSIAIIAEEMLGNDNFDFEIIAIDIDEEILKFARKGIYDKNRINQIPKLYLEKYFLKYNEKYIINDFIKEKVKFKRINLVNDRELRSLGKNFDFIFCKNVLIYFNSFSRRKVIENFYKMMNENAYIFLGSSESLNRITEAFYIKKIENQIVYQKKRGENYEDINY, from the coding sequence ATGGGATTAAATATAAATAAAATAAAAGAAAAACGGGAAAGGATAGATCTATTAGATAAAAATATATTAATAATAAAAGATATTATATATGAGTATTCAGGAATATTTATTTCTGAAAATCAATATTATTTTTTGTATACTAAAATTCAAAAAAGATTAGAAAAGGTTGAAATTAAATCCATAAGTGAATATTTAAAATATTTAAAAAAAAGTAATAATGAAATAAAAAAATTATTAAATGAAATTACAATAAATGAAAGCTATTTTTTTAGAGAATTTAATCAATTAAAAGTATTTGGAGAAGAATGCCTTATAGAAGTAGCTAAAAATAAAACTGATAAAAAAATAAAGATATTATCAGCGGGATGTTCTATAGGTGCAGAACCATATTCAATAGCAATTATTGCAGAAGAAATGTTAGGGAATGATAACTTTGATTTTGAAATTATAGCTATTGATATTGACGAAGAAATATTAAAATTTGCTAGAAAAGGTATTTATGATAAAAATAGAATAAATCAAATACCGAAACTTTATTTAGAAAAATATTTTCTAAAATATAATGAAAAATATATTATAAATGATTTTATAAAAGAAAAAGTAAAATTTAAAAGAATTAACTTAGTAAACGATAGAGAGCTAAGAAGTTTGGGAAAAAACTTTGATTTTATATTTTGTAAAAATGTACTTATATATTTTAATAGCTTTTCTCGTCGAAAAGTGATAGAGAATTTTTATAAAATGATGAATGAAAATGCTTATATATTTTTGGGATCTTCAGAATCATTAAATAGAATAACAGAAGCATTTTATATAAAAAAAATTGAAAATCAAATTGTATATCAAAAAAAGAGAGGGGAAAATTATGAAGATATTAATTATTGA
- a CDS encoding response regulator has protein sequence MKILIIDDSETTRNFYTYILESQRIDVVDASDGMNALDKLYYYKDEIKLILTDLNMPNLDGLSLIKKIRENKEFEEIPIGILSTLDEKDKIEEGYRIGADFYIIKPVESNNFIEIVKSYLEVE, from the coding sequence ATGAAGATATTAATTATTGATGATTCAGAAACTACAAGAAATTTTTATACATATATTCTTGAAAGTCAGAGAATAGATGTAGTTGATGCAAGTGATGGAATGAATGCATTAGATAAACTTTATTATTATAAAGATGAGATAAAACTTATATTAACTGATTTAAATATGCCAAATTTAGACGGGTTATCATTAATAAAAAAAATTAGAGAAAATAAAGAGTTTGAAGAAATTCCTATTGGGATATTATCTACTCTTGATGAAAAAGATAAAATTGAAGAGGGATATAGAATAGGGGCTGATTTTTACATTATAAAACCAGTTGAATCGAATAATTTTATTGAAATAGTAAAATCATATTTAGAGGTAGAATAA
- a CDS encoding HD-GYP domain-containing protein — MIKDIYKSVEKTFFAILIFDKQFKLNYINEIGAKNLSYNISEIKGVNLKYFFKENKIEIIQKNKLGILIKAFVKNKGMKYFKVIIEKNKDDKIIYLLDVSFEQKKMNILFDIFELRDYLFNYIDDYIFIYELNNKLEINRLLEVNLKVKKELYYTQNELFDKKINELFIIKAKDLYSKNKTKSKLVRRNGSYITVELTKLKIENKNLFIIIAKDIEIEEKANNILEKNLQNRDKLIDEIVETVSKIVEQKDPYTTGHQKNVAKIAVKIAQKLELDDDIVKAIEIAGKLHDVGKISIPTDLLNKPGKLINEEFSLIKTHVDSGYDILKNIDFPWDIAEYVLEHHERLDGSGYPRGLKDNEIRIEAQIIAISDVIDAMISHRPYRPALSKEIVINELKSKSGIHFNRKITEIAIDILNELEV, encoded by the coding sequence ATGATAAAGGATATTTACAAATCAGTAGAAAAAACATTTTTTGCAATTCTTATTTTTGATAAACAGTTTAAATTGAATTATATTAATGAAATAGGAGCTAAAAATCTTAGTTATAATATTTCAGAAATAAAAGGAGTAAATTTAAAATATTTTTTTAAAGAGAATAAAATAGAAATAATACAAAAAAATAAGTTAGGAATTTTAATTAAAGCATTTGTAAAAAATAAAGGAATGAAATATTTTAAAGTTATAATAGAAAAAAATAAAGATGATAAAATAATTTATTTATTAGACGTTAGTTTCGAACAAAAAAAAATGAATATTTTATTTGATATTTTTGAATTAAGAGATTATTTATTTAATTATATAGATGACTATATTTTTATTTATGAATTGAATAATAAGTTAGAAATAAATAGATTGTTAGAAGTAAATTTAAAAGTAAAAAAAGAATTATATTATACTCAAAATGAATTATTTGATAAAAAAATAAATGAATTATTTATTATAAAAGCAAAAGATTTATATTCAAAAAATAAAACAAAATCTAAGTTAGTTAGAAGAAATGGAAGTTATATAACAGTAGAATTAACTAAATTAAAAATAGAAAATAAAAATTTATTTATAATAATAGCAAAAGATATAGAAATAGAAGAAAAAGCAAATAACATATTGGAAAAAAATTTACAAAATAGAGATAAATTAATAGATGAAATTGTGGAGACTGTTAGTAAAATTGTAGAACAAAAAGATCCTTATACTACAGGGCATCAAAAAAATGTGGCTAAAATAGCAGTAAAAATAGCTCAAAAATTAGAACTTGATGATGACATAGTAAAAGCGATAGAAATTGCAGGAAAACTTCATGATGTAGGTAAAATTTCTATTCCAACAGATTTATTAAATAAACCAGGAAAACTTATAAATGAAGAATTTAGTTTAATAAAAACACATGTTGATAGTGGATATGACATATTAAAAAATATAGATTTTCCATGGGATATAGCTGAATATGTATTAGAACATCACGAAAGATTAGATGGAAGTGGATACCCTAGAGGATTAAAAGATAATGAAATAAGAATAGAGGCCCAAATAATTGCTATATCAGATGTAATAGATGCAATGATATCTCATCGACCTTATCGACCGGCACTTTCAAAAGAAATAGTAATAAATGAATTGAAATCTAAATCAGGAATACATTTTAATAGAAAAATTACTGAAATTGCTATAGATATATTAAATGAATTGGAGGTATAA
- the cheB gene encoding chemotaxis-specific protein-glutamate methyltransferase CheB: MKKIRVLVADDSALIRNLIKNIIKLDNRIEIIDFAKNGIEAIEKTINLKPEVVLLDINMPKMDGLTALNRIVYEKICPVIIFSSLSKRDSVITYEAFELGAFACIEKPSSGLLLNINDISKELLQIVIEAGRIGNDINKLNLLYKRVKHKLIKTQNYYDLEDITSKVVNAVTIGISTGGPKNIYEVIPYLPENLNAPVFLVQHMPPSFIDSYAERLHRYSKLKVVVAENEMEVKNGVVYVAKGDYHLKIKKNTEGKVFIKLSKIPDDLFIPSVNIMMKSVLNVFKERTIGVLMTGMGDDGADAMVKIKKNGGFTITESKETSIVFGMPNEAIKRGGSHITLPSYAIAKEIVNRINKLK, encoded by the coding sequence ATGAAAAAAATTAGGGTATTAGTTGCTGATGATTCAGCATTGATTAGAAATTTAATAAAAAATATTATTAAATTAGATAATAGGATAGAAATAATAGATTTTGCTAAAAATGGAATAGAAGCAATAGAAAAAACAATAAATTTAAAACCAGAAGTAGTTCTTTTAGATATAAATATGCCTAAAATGGACGGGCTAACTGCATTAAATAGAATTGTTTATGAAAAAATATGTCCGGTAATAATATTTTCGTCACTTTCAAAAAGAGATTCAGTTATTACTTATGAAGCTTTTGAATTAGGAGCTTTTGCATGTATAGAAAAACCAAGTAGTGGATTATTATTAAATATAAATGATATTTCTAAAGAATTATTACAAATTGTAATAGAAGCTGGAAGAATAGGGAATGATATTAATAAATTAAATTTATTATACAAAAGAGTAAAACATAAACTAATTAAAACTCAAAATTATTATGATTTAGAAGATATTACAAGTAAAGTTGTAAATGCAGTTACTATAGGAATATCTACTGGTGGGCCTAAAAATATATATGAAGTTATACCTTATTTACCTGAAAATTTAAATGCTCCTGTTTTTTTAGTACAACATATGCCGCCAAGTTTTATAGATTCATATGCTGAAAGACTGCACAGATATTCAAAACTAAAAGTTGTTGTTGCAGAAAATGAAATGGAAGTAAAAAATGGTGTTGTTTATGTAGCAAAAGGTGATTATCATTTAAAAATAAAAAAAAATACTGAGGGAAAAGTATTTATAAAATTATCTAAAATACCGGATGATTTATTTATTCCTTCTGTTAATATAATGATGAAATCTGTTTTAAATGTATTTAAAGAAAGAACAATAGGCGTTCTTATGACAGGTATGGGAGATGACGGAGCAGATGCAATGGTAAAGATTAAAAAAAATGGTGGTTTTACAATAACTGAATCTAAAGAAACATCTATTGTTTTTGGAATGCCAAATGAGGCTATAAAAAGAGGTGGTTCTCATATAACATTACCTTCTTATGCTATTGCAAAAGAGATAGTTAATAGAATAAATAAATTAAAATAA
- a CDS encoding chemotaxis protein CheW, with translation MKYFSFVINKKKYIIENKYIKEVIEENNISPIYSKNKNILGIINYRNDIIPVLSIEKNINSNKMLILNYNNSLYALKIEKILEFLDIEEFSNEIIKIKNIEYIYFNLNKLLEIKKILVSDTNDTQINNIVKKQIKKTEKFLIFKINNEKYGLNANEIVEIINYKKIKNIPFKNKDINILEYKGKSIVVIDILEKINNEKIKLTDFSKIIILEKENKKLGILVSNIVELIGRDNNEILEIPHYLISKNIKEISSITYDNEKNMIFILDIFILMNYYEKVDIRINNKNNKDTIKKTRFIEFEIKNKKYAVKLNEIEEILSFEKNDNLNVYNLRGEVLPLYDLNKKFNNKNKENNLNNKIIVKKINNNKIGFIVEKVLGIKEIEENNILNITNILLLKIKYFKGVYIEKNIKTIIVDLKEIISQEEMKLIKEAGE, from the coding sequence ATGAAATATTTTAGTTTTGTTATAAATAAAAAAAAATATATTATTGAAAATAAATATATTAAAGAAGTTATAGAAGAAAATAATATTTCACCGATATATAGCAAAAATAAAAATATATTAGGGATTATAAATTATAGAAATGATATAATTCCTGTATTATCTATTGAAAAAAATATTAATAGTAATAAAATGTTAATTTTAAATTATAATAATTCTTTATATGCTTTAAAAATAGAAAAAATTTTAGAGTTTTTAGATATAGAAGAGTTTTCTAATGAAATAATTAAAATAAAAAATATAGAATACATTTATTTTAATTTAAATAAACTTCTTGAAATAAAAAAAATATTAGTATCAGATACTAATGATACTCAAATTAACAATATCGTTAAAAAACAAATTAAAAAAACAGAAAAATTTTTAATTTTTAAAATAAATAATGAAAAATATGGATTAAATGCTAATGAAATTGTTGAAATAATAAATTATAAAAAAATAAAAAATATACCTTTTAAAAATAAGGATATTAATATTTTAGAATATAAAGGTAAGTCAATAGTTGTTATTGATATTTTAGAAAAAATAAATAATGAAAAAATAAAATTAACAGATTTTTCTAAAATAATAATTTTAGAAAAAGAGAATAAAAAATTAGGAATATTGGTATCTAATATAGTTGAATTAATTGGGAGAGATAATAATGAAATATTAGAAATCCCTCATTATTTAATTAGTAAAAATATAAAAGAAATAAGTAGTATTACTTATGATAATGAAAAGAATATGATTTTTATTTTAGATATATTTATTTTAATGAATTATTATGAAAAAGTTGATATTAGAATAAATAATAAAAATAATAAAGATACAATTAAAAAAACTAGATTTATCGAATTTGAAATAAAAAATAAAAAATATGCTGTTAAATTAAATGAAATAGAAGAAATTTTAAGTTTTGAAAAAAATGATAATTTAAATGTTTATAATTTAAGAGGAGAAGTATTACCGCTATATGATTTAAATAAAAAATTTAATAATAAAAATAAAGAAAATAATCTTAATAATAAAATAATAGTAAAAAAAATTAATAATAATAAAATAGGTTTTATTGTGGAAAAAGTATTAGGGATTAAAGAAATAGAAGAAAATAATATATTAAATATAACAAATATTTTATTATTAAAAATAAAATATTTTAAAGGGGTTTATATTGAAAAAAATATAAAAACAATTATAGTGGATTTAAAAGAAATTATTTCACAAGAAGAGATGAAATTAATTAAAGAAGCTGGTGAATAA
- a CDS encoding MetQ/NlpA family ABC transporter substrate-binding protein: MKKQNIFILVLILILSTTTFAGLFKKKVNENELKVGATPIPHAEILEFIKKDLAKEGIKLKIVEFTDYVTPNLALNDGEIDANFFQHIPYMNKFSKERNLKLVSVGTVHVEPMGLFSKKIQNISELKNGSIIAIPNDPSNGGRALILLEDKGLIKLKDDAGLNATEFDIIKNPKKLKFKALEAAQLPRVLQDVDAAVINGNYALESNLNPAKDALLVEGANSPYANIVTVVAGNEKNKKIQKLIKVLQSEKVKKFIKEKYNGAIIPAF, from the coding sequence ATGAAAAAACAAAATATTTTTATTTTAGTATTAATATTAATACTATCAACAACAACATTTGCAGGACTTTTTAAAAAGAAAGTTAATGAAAACGAATTAAAAGTAGGAGCAACTCCTATACCTCATGCTGAAATTTTAGAATTTATTAAAAAAGATTTAGCAAAAGAGGGAATCAAATTAAAAATAGTTGAATTTACTGATTATGTAACACCAAATTTAGCATTAAATGATGGAGAAATTGATGCAAATTTTTTCCAACATATACCTTACATGAATAAATTTTCTAAAGAAAGAAACCTAAAATTAGTATCAGTAGGAACTGTGCATGTAGAGCCAATGGGTTTATTTTCTAAAAAAATTCAAAATATATCTGAGTTAAAAAATGGCTCAATAATTGCTATACCAAATGACCCCTCAAATGGTGGAAGAGCTCTTATTTTATTAGAAGATAAAGGACTAATTAAATTAAAAGATGATGCAGGATTAAATGCTACAGAATTTGATATAATAAAAAATCCAAAAAAATTAAAATTTAAGGCTCTTGAAGCTGCTCAACTTCCTAGAGTATTACAAGATGTAGACGCTGCTGTAATTAATGGAAATTATGCTCTTGAGAGTAATTTAAATCCAGCTAAAGATGCATTGCTTGTAGAAGGTGCAAACTCTCCATATGCAAATATAGTTACTGTAGTAGCTGGAAATGAAAAGAATAAAAAAATACAAAAACTTATAAAAGTGTTACAAAGTGAAAAAGTGAAAAAGTTTATTAAAGAAAAATATAATGGTGCTATAATACCTGCATTTTAA
- a CDS encoding chemotaxis protein CheA: MEVVDYIKQLKREIIKNEFNQGMIEFYRKKLRTYNYLFELLNYFEILNKTYQKNKDEIIKILINDIKDEILLDCNFILDNKKENTQNKQTIEKEFNKIKLLNKKENKEILLFKNINYIFNNKLEEKTFNDYLLEANEIITKIEENCINYENSLDNEVLKILKRELHTLKGNTRLLESFELDKSIKNILKLIEEKTHYFEDIIINDSLINNINIFFSYIDFIKEILEKFENKKNIIDLNGFKELFNYNKKEENENDVILNNFIIQFKEYIQINILNKKDFNLAKLKRSSKGFYNYVKKKNIKKHIKFIEEIYSNVENKNFDKIYNLINSTQKTNKKIDISNKIYLNKETINNLEIILNNMFLLNSEYEYLLKKYSINNNEFINFKKKFNKNMDSFNNLLNNIKMEKIGTLFKILKRSIRDIANELNKKVEVEIMGEESILDKDIYNKLQEPLVHIVRNAVYHGIESISERIEKDKNEKGKINLKAFNERGNIVVEISDDGRGINKEKIKNKANKLNIKYDENNIYNLIFLPNFSTNDEVDNISGRGIGMDIVKNVINSLNGNIKIESKKNEGTKFILKIPINLSIVNGILIKINNIKYILPINKIDKIIKNNFEIRSYKNEYFLKQNNEIYPIYSFNSNSNYNNKIYILLKNNEKYIAFMIDEVIEKNKYLNKKLPDILKNEKYLFGVSILGNGEILGILNIEYILNGG; encoded by the coding sequence ATGGAAGTTGTTGATTATATAAAACAATTAAAACGAGAAATTATTAAAAATGAATTTAATCAAGGAATGATAGAGTTTTATAGAAAAAAATTAAGAACATATAATTATTTATTTGAATTATTAAATTATTTTGAAATTTTAAATAAAACATATCAAAAAAATAAAGATGAAATAATTAAAATATTAATTAATGATATAAAAGATGAAATATTGTTAGATTGCAATTTTATTTTAGATAATAAAAAAGAAAATACTCAAAATAAACAGACTATAGAAAAAGAATTTAATAAAATTAAACTTTTAAATAAAAAAGAAAATAAAGAAATATTATTATTTAAAAATATAAATTATATATTTAATAATAAACTTGAAGAAAAGACTTTTAATGATTATTTGTTAGAGGCAAATGAAATAATAACTAAAATAGAAGAAAATTGTATAAATTATGAAAATAGTTTAGATAATGAAGTGTTGAAAATCCTAAAAAGAGAATTACATACTTTAAAAGGTAACACAAGATTATTAGAAAGTTTTGAATTGGATAAAAGCATAAAAAATATTTTAAAATTAATAGAAGAAAAAACTCATTATTTTGAAGATATTATTATAAATGATTCACTAATTAATAATATTAATATATTTTTTAGTTATATTGATTTTATAAAAGAAATTTTAGAAAAATTTGAAAACAAAAAAAATATCATTGATTTAAATGGATTTAAAGAGTTATTTAATTATAATAAAAAAGAAGAAAATGAAAATGATGTTATATTAAATAATTTTATTATCCAATTTAAAGAGTATATTCAAATTAATATATTAAATAAAAAAGATTTTAATTTAGCAAAATTGAAAAGGAGCTCAAAAGGTTTTTATAATTATGTAAAAAAGAAAAATATTAAAAAACATATAAAATTTATTGAAGAAATATATTCTAATGTAGAAAATAAAAATTTTGATAAAATATATAATTTAATAAATTCAACGCAAAAAACAAATAAAAAAATAGATATAAGTAATAAAATTTATTTAAATAAAGAAACTATTAATAATTTAGAAATAATATTAAATAATATGTTTTTATTAAATTCTGAATACGAATATTTATTGAAGAAATATTCTATAAATAACAATGAATTTATAAATTTTAAAAAGAAATTTAATAAAAATATGGATAGCTTTAATAATTTATTAAACAATATAAAAATGGAAAAAATAGGAACTTTATTTAAAATTTTAAAAAGAAGTATTCGTGATATTGCAAATGAACTTAATAAAAAGGTAGAAGTAGAAATAATGGGTGAGGAGAGTATACTTGATAAGGATATATATAATAAACTTCAAGAACCGCTTGTACACATTGTGCGAAATGCTGTTTATCATGGTATAGAGAGTATTTCAGAAAGAATAGAAAAAGATAAAAATGAAAAAGGAAAAATAAATCTAAAAGCTTTTAATGAACGAGGAAATATAGTAGTTGAAATTTCTGATGATGGAAGAGGTATAAATAAAGAAAAAATAAAAAATAAAGCAAATAAATTAAATATAAAATATGATGAAAATAATATATACAACTTGATATTTTTACCTAATTTTTCTACTAATGATGAGGTGGATAATATATCTGGTAGAGGGATAGGAATGGATATAGTAAAAAATGTAATTAATTCATTAAATGGAAATATAAAAATAGAAAGCAAAAAAAATGAAGGAACAAAGTTTATATTGAAAATTCCTATAAATTTATCAATTGTTAATGGTATATTAATTAAGATTAATAATATAAAATATATTTTACCTATAAATAAAATTGATAAAATAATTAAAAATAATTTTGAAATAAGAAGTTATAAAAATGAATATTTTTTAAAACAAAATAATGAAATTTATCCAATTTATAGTTTTAATTCTAATTCAAACTATAATAATAAAATATATATATTGCTAAAAAATAATGAAAAATATATAGCCTTTATGATAGATGAAGTAATAGAAAAAAATAAATATTTAAATAAAAAATTACCAGATATTTTAAAAAATGAAAAATATTTATTTGGAGTATCTATATTAGGAAATGGTGAAATTTTAGGGATATTAAATATTGAATATATATTAAATGGAGGATAA